Proteins encoded together in one Ipomoea triloba cultivar NCNSP0323 chromosome 4, ASM357664v1 window:
- the LOC116017116 gene encoding uncharacterized protein LOC116017116: MDYSLGALKILCSHLTTATEATSHSQPAFSLGGILFQRAWLQGVLVSKPSPSNDAGRFLLDDGTGVIELKLSGDYLQNDAWELGMYVMVVGGYAVRKNGTSFIKVHKIVDLSPVPDREAMWYLEVVEAFRLFYQPLIEEYNSE, encoded by the exons ATGGACTACAGTCTGGGTGCGCTGAAGATCCTGTGCTCACACCTCACCACCGCCACGGAGGCGACCTCTCACTCTCAGCCCGCTTTCTCTCTAGGCGGCATTCTCTTCCAACGCGCTTGGCTTCAG GGCGTTTTGGTCTCAAAACCGTCTCCCTCTAATGATGCCGGCCGCTTCCTCCTCGACGATGGCACCGGCGTCATCGAACTCAAGCTCTCTGGCGACTACCTACAAAATGATGCCTGGGAATTAG GTATGTATGTAATGGTTGTTGGAGGATATGCTGTCAGAAAAAATGGGAcctcgtttattaag GTACACAAAATTGTTGACCTTTCACCAGTACCCGATCGAGAGGCAATGTGGTATCTAGAAGTTGTGGAGGCATTTAGACTTTTCTATCAGCCTCTTATAGAAGAATATAATTCAGAATGA
- the LOC116014715 gene encoding putative phospholipid:diacylglycerol acyltransferase 2: MGSILRFRKLCYVEAVKCSSGKRNGDEKKRENVEKVGKKQQRKEGRCIDSCCRVIGYLCTTWWLLLFLGNFLPGLKAPADSPGARLKREGLTGFHPVVLVPGIVTGGLELWEGRPCAQGLFRKRLWGGSFVEMFKRPLCWLEHLSLDNETGLDPPGIRVRAVPGLVAADYFAPGYFVWAVLIENLARIGYEQKNMYMAAYDWRLSFQNTEVRDQALSRLKSKIELMYATNGNKKVVVVPHSMGVLYFLHFLKWVESPPPMGGGGGPSWCAKHIKAIMNVGPAFLGVPRSFSSILSAEGKDISFIRSMAPGLFDETFRRFQTMEHVMRVSRTWDSVVSLIPKGGETLWGNLDWSPEEEYNCSSVTKKYQLTSILSNSNKTDLRSSQIKAATKYGRIISFGKASSELPSSQLSIFDVQEDVHQSVPNNRCGGVWTEYNQMSKASVQKVAENKAYTAKTAIDLLRFVAPNMMKRAESHFSHGIADDLDDPKYKHYKYWSNPLETKLPIAPDMEIYCLYGVGIPTERSYLYKLSPSSDRCNTNIPFQIDSSVAGSDHNDKGCLRGGVHFVDGDGSVPLLSAGFVCAKPWQGTTRFNPSGIPTYIREYQHKPPSSLLEGRGTQSGAHVDIMGNVAFIEDVLRVAAGSSGAQLGGNRVHSDIMKMSERINIRL, translated from the exons ATGGGTTCTATACTTAGATTCCGAAAGCTGTGTTATGTTGAGGCGGTGAAGTGTTCGAGTGGGAAGCGAAATGGCGATGAGAAGAAGCGAGAAAATGTTGAGAAAGTGGGGAAGAAACAGCAGCGTAAGGAGGGGAGGTGCATAGATTCGTGTTGTCGGGTGATTGGGTACCTGTGTACAACGTGGTGGCTTCTTTTGTTCCTCGGCAACTTTTTGCCTGGACTGAAAGCGCCTGCTGATTCTCCCGGCGCGCGGCTCAAACGCGAGGGGTTGACGGGTTTTCATCCCGTGGTTTTAGTCCCCGGCATTGTCACCGGCGGCCTCGAGCTCTGGGAGGGCCGGCCTTGTGCTCAGGGCTTGTTTCGTAAGCGCCTTTGGGGTGGCAGCTTTGTTGAAATGTTCAAAAG GCCATTGTGTTGGCTGGAACATTTGTCTCTGGACAATGAAACAGGGCTTGATCCTCCGGGAATTCGGGTTCGTGCAGTTCCAGGGCTAGTTGCAGCTGATTATTTTGCTCCTGGATACTTCGTTTGGGCTGTGCTGATTGAGAATTTGGCAAGAATTGGGTATGAACAGAAGAATATGTATATGGCTGCTTATGACTGGAGGCTTTCTTTCCAGAACACAGAG GTAAGGGACCAGGCTCTTAGCAGATTAAAGAGTAAGATTGAGCTAATGTATGCGACAAATGGTAACAAAAAAGTGGTGGTGGTGCCTCATTCTATGGGAGTTCTATATTTTCTTCACTTCCTTAAATGGGTTGAATCCCCTCCTCCGATGGGAGGGGGCGGTGGCCCTAGCTGGTGTGCAAAGCACATCAAAGCAATCATGAACGTCGGCCCAGCATTTCTTGGTGTTCCAAGGTCATTTAGTAGCATCTTATCTGCTGAAGGGAAAGACATTTCGTTTATCAG ATCAATGGCTCCTGGTCTATTTGATGAGACATTTCGTCGGTTTCAAACAATGGAACATGTCATGAGGGTATCTCGAACGTGGGATTCCGTTGTTTCATTGATTCCTAAAGGAGGGGAGACCCTTTGGGGTAACTTGGATTGGTCACCCGAGGAAGAATACAATTGTAGTTCAGTGACAAAAAAGTACCAGCTGACTTCTATTTTAAGTAACAGTAACAAAACCGATCTTAGGAGTTCCCAGATAAAAGCGGCAACTAAATATGGGAGAATAATTTCATTTGGGAAGGCATCCTCTGAATTACCCTCCTCACAACTTTCCATTTTTGATGTACAG GAAGATGTGCATCAAAGTGTGCCAAACAATAGGTGTGGAGGCGTGTGGACAGAATATAACCAAATGAGTAAGGCAAGCGTCCAGAAAGTGGCTGAAAATAAAGCATATACAGCAAAAACTGCAATAGATCTTCTGCGGTTTGTGGCACCCAACATGATGAAGCGTGCCGAGTCACATTTCTCTCATGGAATAGCTGACGACTTAGACGACCCAAAATATAAACATTACAAGTACTGGTCAAATCCACTCGAAACCAA GTTACCTATTGCACCAGATATGGAGATATACTGCCTATATGGAGTGGGAATCCCGACAGAAAGATCGTACTTATACAAGCTCTCCCCTTCTTCCGACAGATGCAACACCAACATTCCTTTCCAAATAGACAGCTCGGTAGCTGGAAGTGACCACAACGACAAGGGCTGCCTGAGAGGCGGAGTACACTTCGTTGATGGCGATGGAAGCGTCCCGCTCCTCAGTGCAGGTTTCGTGTGCGCCAAACCGTGGCAAGGGACGACGCGGTTCAACCCTTCGGGCATCCCCACATACATAAGAGAGTACCAGCACAAACCGCCGTCTAGTCTGCTGGAAGGGAGGGGCACTCAGAGTGGGGCTCATGTTGACATTATGGGAAACGTTGCATTTATTGAGGATGTTTTGCGCGTTGCTGCAGGTTCTTCTGGTGCACAATTGGGAGGGAATAGAGTTCATTCAGACATCATGAAAATGTCTGAGAGGATAAACATCCGCCTATGA
- the LOC116017728 gene encoding UDP-D-apiose/UDP-D-xylose synthase 2 has product MAGRVDLDGNPIKPITICMIGAGGFIGSHLCEKLMSETQHKVLAVDVYNDKIKHLLEPASLPWADRIQFHRLNIKNDSRLEGLIKMADLTVNLAAICTPADYNTRPLDTIYSNFIDALPVVKYCSENGKRLIHFSTCEVYGKTIGCFLPKDSPLRQDPAYYVLKEDASPCIFGPIEKQRWSYACAKQLIERLVYAEGAENGLEFTIVRPFNWIGPRMDFIPGIDGPSEGVPRVLACFSNNLLRREPLKLVDGGQSQRTFVYIKDAIEAVVLMIENPARANGHIFNVGNPNNEVTVRQLAEMMTQVYSKVSGEVSLATPTIDVSSKEFYGEGYDDSDKRIPDMTIINRQLGWNPKTSLWDLLESTLTYQHRTYAEAIKQAMSKPTAS; this is encoded by the exons ATGGCCGGGAGAGTAGATCTGGACGGGAATCCGATAAAGCCGATAACGATATGTATGATTGGCGCCGGAGGTTTCATAGGGTCGCACCTGTGCGAGAAGCTCATGTCGGAGACGCAGCACAAGGTGCTGGCGGTGGACGTGTACAATGACAAGATCAAGCACCTCCTAGAGCCCGCCTCCCTCCCTTGGGCGGATCGAATCCAGTTCCACCGCCTCAATATTAAGAACGATTCTCGCCTCGAAGGCCTCATCAAAATGGCAGATCTA ACGGTAAATCTTGCTGCGATCTGCACTCCAGCCGATTACAACACTCGTCCTCTGGACACAATTTATAGCAACTTCATTGATGCTTTGCCtgtg GTTAAGTACTGTTCCGAGAATGGCAAAAGACTAATTCACTTTTCCACTTGTGAAGTTTATGGGAAAACAATAGGTTGCTTTTTACCCAAGGATAGTCCATTGCGGCAG GATCCTGCCTATTATGTCCTTAAGGAAGATGCCTCCCCTTGCATTTTTGGCCCAATTGAGAAGCAAAGATGGTCCTATGCATGTGCAAAGCAATTGATTGAGAGATTGGTTTATG ctGAGGGTGCTGAGAATGGCCTAGAATTTACAATTGTGAGGCCCTTTAATTGGATTGGTCCCAGGATGGATTTCATTCCAGGCATTGATGGTCCCAGTGAGGGTGTTCCAAGAGTTTTGGCATGCTTCAGTAAT AATCTTTTGAGGCGTGAACCACTGAAGCTAGTTGATGGAGGGCAATCCCAGAGAACTTTTGTCTATATCAAGGATGCCATTGAAGCTGTTGTTTTGATGATT GAAAATCCTGCTAGGGCTAATGGCCATATTTTTAATGTGGGAAATCCTAACAATGAAGTTACAGTGAGGCAGCTTGCTGAAATGATGACACAG GTATATTCAAAGGTGAGCGGTGAAGTCTCCCTGGCAACACCAACAATTGATGTAAGTTCTAAAGAATTCTACGGCGAGGGGTATGATGACAGTGACAAGAGAATTCCAGACATGACCATAATCAACAGACAGCTTG GCTGGAATCCAAAGACTTCCTTATGGGACTTGCTTGAATCCACACTCACATACCAACACAGAACATATGCCGAAGCTATCAAGCAGGCAATGTCAAAACCAACTGCAAGCTGA
- the LOC116016682 gene encoding BTB/POZ domain-containing protein At3g44820: MAPAGKVTSFYRQGNDWFCNASLPSDISLIVDGVNFHLHKFPLISKCGRIFKALEEAQGTNGQTSTTRLEDFPGGADIFLVTVKFCYGCRVEFTPRNIVMVYCAADYLEMTDEYGENNLLSKSDDYFHKNVLTNWKDCILALQSCNSMIPRATKLQIIGKCLNALSVMVCTDPSLFGWPMLMYGSLQSPGGSILWNGINTGARIQSMASDWWFEDISYLSVPLFERLIQTMETKGIKPESLAGAIMHYCRKYLPGLGRWQSGQIVTSRTVASFSMTPATVDQKDLLESIVKLLPTKKGMSFCRFLLGLLRVALILGINHSCQETLERRIGMQLHLATLDSLLIPSYSDSDTLYNTDCVERMIHHFISEPAVTTVSPSSFDLGTSPSSEPLCRVAKLMDSYIAEIASDVNLKPERIRALAEALPDSSRSLHDGLYRAVDIYFKAHPWLPDRDKEQLCNIIDFQKLSIDACAHASQNERLPLRIILQVLFFEQLQLRTALAGCLHVLDTESANAAPAAGPSDMAGHIVQRDGWVTVVRENQVLRVDLERMRSRVRELEEEFSKIKQEMRKVSKSHSHLSSPRFLARRMGCKLLPRSSDAQPDVIGSTGPSPRASVEHPRTSGGHRKSFSLF, translated from the exons ATGGCACCTGCTGGGAAGGTTACTTCATTCTATCGTCAGGGAAATGACTG GTTTTGCAATGCAAGTTTGCCAAGTGATATTTCTTTGATTGTAGATGGAGTGAACTTCCACCTTCACAAG TTTCCACTTATATCAAAATGTGGGAGGATATTTAAAGCACTTGAAGAAGCTCAAGGTACCAACGGACAGACTTCTACAACGAGACTAGAAGACTTTCCCGGTGGTGCTGACATATTCTTGGTCACGGTAAAATTCTGTTATGGTTGTCGGGTGGAATTCACTCCAAGGAACATTGTGATGGTTTATTGTGCAGCAGACTACCTAGAAATGACAGATGAGTATGGAGAAAATAATTTACTGTCAAAATCAGATGATTACTTTCATAAGAACGTATTAACAAACTGGAAAGATTGCATTTTGGCTCTCCAAAGTTGTAACTCTATGATTCCAAGAGCGACCAAACTCCAAATTATTGGCAAATGTTTAAACGCTCTTTCAGTGATGGTCTGTACAGATCCTAGTTTGTTTGGATGGCCTATGCTGATGTATGGAAGCTTGCAAAGCCCTGGAGGTAGCATCTTGTGGAACGGCATAAACACCGGTGCAAGAATCCAAAGCATGGCATCTGACTGGTGGTTTGAGGACATCTCATATCTTAGTGTGCCGTTATTTGAGAGATTAATTCAGACAATGGAAACAAAAGGTATAAAACCCGAAAGCTTAGCTGGTGCTATAATGCACTATTGCAGGAAGTATCTCCCCGGACTGGGCCGATGGCAAAGTGGACAAATTGTTACGAGTAGAACTGTTGCAAGTTTCAGCATGACACCCGCTACAGTTGATCAGAAGGATCTTCTAGAAAGCATAGTGAAACTTCTCCCTACGAAGAAAGGAATGTCATTTTGCCGTTTCCTATTGGGCCTTCTACGTGTTGCCTTGATCTTGGGTATTAACCATTCGTGCCAGGAGACTTTGGAAAGGAGAATAGGAATGCAGCTCCACCTGGCAACATTAGATAGTTTGCTGATACCTTCCTATTCAGATTCTGATACGTTATATAATACTGATTGTGTTGAACGAATGATACATCACTTCATCTCTGAGCCAGCGGTCACAACGGTTTCTCCATCTTCATTCGATTTGGGAACGTCGCCATCATCTGAGCCTCTGTGCAGAGTTGCAAAGCTGATGGACAGTTATATTGCAGAGATTGCTTCAGACGTGAACCTGAAGCCTGAAAGGATACGTGCACTGGCTGAAGCCTTGCCAGATTCTTCAAGATCTCTTCATGATGGACTGTACAGAGCTGTGGATATATACTTCAAG GCTCATCCTTGGCTCCCGGATAGAGATAAGGAACAGCTTTGCAACATCATCGACTTCCAAAAACTCTCAATTGATGCTTGTGCGCATGCATCTCAGAATGAAAGATTGCCTCTTCGAATAATTCTCCAAGTTCTATTTTTCGAGCAGTTACAGTTAAGAACCGCATTAGCTGGCTGCCTCCATGTCTTGGACACAGAAAGTGCTAATGCTGCTCCCGCTGCTGGCCCAAGTGACATGGCGGGCCATATTGTACAGAGAGACGGGTGGGTGACTGTTGTGCGTGAAAACCAGGTCCTTAGAGTGGATTTGGAGAGGATGAGGTCTCGAGTTCGAGAACTGGAGGAAGAGTTTAGTAAGATCAAGCAAGAGATGAGAAAGGTGTCGAAATCACACAGTCACCTCAGCTCTCCCCGCTTCCTTGCCCGGAGGATGGGGTGCAAACTGCTCCCCCGATCTTCTGATGCTCAACCAGACGTTATTGGAAGCACGGGACCTTCCCCACGAGCATCGGTTGAGCATCCTAGAACATCCGGGGGGCATCGGAAGAGTTTCTCGTTGTTTTGA